GACCTGGAGATAGCGTACTATACGATTCAGGACGTCCACACGGAATGATCGCCATTGATGGCCAACCGTGCGTCTTCCTTGCCTTGGTTATGAAACCCCGCGGACAGCAGATTCTCTAGGCGCCTACCGTTTTGGTTGCGCGCCGCTACCGCCACTCATCCCTATCTGCACACATCAGGGGTTATCCCCCTCTGTCCTGAAAGACATACTATGAGAAACATCAACTTGCACTATGTTGACGAGTCGTTTGACGAAGACGGCATGCTTACCCGCTTCCGCGTTCATTACCCCGATACCTTCAATTTTGGCTATGACGTGGTTGATGATATCGCCGAGGCTGACCCCGCTCGTCCGGCTATGATCTGGTGTAATCCTGAAGGTGAAGAACATCGCTTTACCTTTGCCGACATGAAGCGCTGGTCGGACAAAACCGCAAATATGTTTGCTGAACACGGTATCGGATCAGGCGACATGGTTTTAGTTATCGTACGTCGGCATTATCAATTCTGGTTTATTGCAACCGCGCTTGCCAAGCTTGGTGCGGTCATGGTTCCTGCCACCTTTATGCTGAAGGAACATGATCTTATCTATCGCATCAATCGCTGTGAAGCCAAGGCGGTTGTCTGCACTTCATGTGGCGACATTGCCGAGGTTACCGATGCAGTTGTCAGCGAATGTCCCAGTTTAAAGGCACGATTTATCGTCAACGGCGCCGGCGGCGGCATGATGGACGCTCACGCAGTACGCACAGCTGGCTATGGAAGTGCCTTGTCAGGACCGGACGGTATCTGCAAAGCAGCTGAAGCGCGACCGGGCTGGATCGACTTTAACACCGCTGTACGCGCGGCAAGTGAGCACTTCTCTCGCCGTCAGACAGCTGCAGCAGACCCGATGCTCATGTACTTCTCAAGCGGCACGAGCGGTCAACCAAAGATGGTTATGCACGATTCAGGCTATGCCGTCGCGCATATCTTAACCGCTAAACATTGGCACAATGTCAAAAGTGACGGCGGACTGCACTTTACCATTGCTGATACCGGTTGGGGTAAAGCGGTCTGGGGCAAGTATTATGGCCAATGGTTTATGGAAGCATGCGTACTCACCTATGATTTCGACCGCTTCCATGCCGATGAAATTCTTTCATTGATCGCACGTTATCAGGTAAGCACACTCTGCTGCCCACCAACGATGTATCGCATGTTCCGCGAAGTGGATCTTGACGCTTTCGACCTGTCCAGTCTTACCTATTGCACCACGGCCGGCGAGGCACTCAACCCTGATTTATTTGATTTCTGGAAGCAACACACCGGTCTTGAAATCTTTGAAGGCTTCGGCCAGACCGAAACACCGCTTACCGTTGCAAATCTTACCGGCATGACACCACGCTTAGGCAGCATGGGCAAAGCGGTGCCGCAGTACGAAGTTGAGATTCATCATCCCGATGATACCACCTGCCCAACAGGGGAAACGGGTGAAATCTGCATTCGAATGGATACGAGCACCCACGGTATTATGATGGGCTATTATCGCGACCCTGAAAAGACCGACGCAGCCATCTGCAATGGCTGGTATCACACAGGCGATACTGCTTGGAAAGACGAAGATGGCTACTTCTGGTACGTTGGGCGCAACGACGATGTTATCAAGAGCTCTGGCTATCGCATTGGGCCCTTTGAAATCGAAAGCATCCTTTTGCAGCATGAAGCGGTACGCGAGACAGCAGTTACCGGCATCGCCGATCCACTGCGCGGCTTTGCAGTTAAAGCAACGGTAGTACTTGCTGATGGGTTCGAGGGCACCGATGAACTGACGAGCGAACTGCAACAATGGGTAAAAAATCTGACGGCACCCTACAAATATCCACGCATCATCGATTATGTCGACAAGCTTCCCAAAACTGTTAACGGCAAAATTCGTCGTGTTGCTATCAGGCGCCACGACGAACAAGCAGCGGGTCTCCCTGCCGAAGCTGATAAGAAAGATGGCTTAATCTAGTACGTCCATACTGAAATATGTGCACAGAATTTTGCGGCTCGATCTGAAACGCTAGGAATAGAGAGACTGCTCCCACGCTTCACTGAATCGAGCTGCAAACATTCGGGTTCGATTAAATCGTGTCAAGTGCTGAGCCAACGACCTGCAAGTTTCATCTGAATCAAGCCGCAATACTAATTGAGATTGCAATAAGAAAACCTGCAGGAAGAAAAACAACCTGCAGGTTTCTCGTTCGATCGAGCTGCCATGCGATAAGCAAGCTGCAATACGATCCTAGAGGTGAATCTGACCAGTCTCTCCGCGGTGGCAGCTCCGAATAATACGAGCCGACGAATCATACGCATTGAGCACAAGCGTTTCAATGGATTGCGCACCATCAGAAAACACCTGAACACCCTTGAGTAATTCAGAATTAGTAACACCCGCGCCGATAAACAGTGCATCGTCACTGCGTACTAAATCATCCATCGACAAGACTGCATCAAGATCGATGTCAGTCATCTTTTCAGCACGAGCGCGTTTTTCAACGCCGTCAGGGTCAACTTCAAAACCCAACCGAGCCGAGAAGGCACCACCAACCGCTTTGAGGCCACACGCCGAAAGCACCGCTTCGGGCGATCCGCCAGCACCCATAACGGCATCGACACCGCTGCCCGGCAGTGCAGTGGCAATACACCAGTACACATCACCATCGTCGATAGTCTTCACGCGACATCCCGTTTTATGAAGCTCGGCAATCATGTCAGCATGGCGCGGACGATCGAGAATGCATACGCATACCTCTGAAATGGGCTTATTCAGCGCCTGGGCGATAGCAGCTACGTTATCGGATGGTGATGCATCCACGCTGATCTTCCCGCGACAAGCAGGACCAGCAGCAACTTTCCACATGTAGGTATCCGGCGCATAGAGTAAAGCACCGCGTGGAGCGACTGCAATAGTGCACCACGCAGCAGGGCGGTCGTAGGCGCACAAGTTTGTGCCTTCCAGCGGGTCGACTGCGATATCAATTTCCTCGCCACCACGACCAAGCTCTTCGCCAATAAAGAGCATGGGCGCTTCATCGCGCTCGCCTTCGCCGATGACAATGCGCCCAGAAAAGTCGATGCTATTAAATGCCTCGCGCATAGCTGTCGTAGCAGCCTGATCGGCAGCAACTTTATCGCCTCTGCCACACCAGCGCTCACAAGCGAGAGCAGCCGATTCTGCTACGCGCACGAATTCCATGATACGTTCGGCTTGCATGAAGTTCCATCCTTCCCAATGGCGCAAAGGCGCCCTTCTATCAGCCCACAAAACGAGTTTATTTAGGCAATTTATTATACGCTTCTTCAGTTAATCCGCCGCAGGCGGCAAGCGAAATGCGCGTCACATCCCCCAGCGGTTAATGTTGTCTTAAAAAAGAGCTTCGAAGCACCCCCCACGGGCGTGGGTACAATACGCCACTGCTTACCCGTATCCGAAGCGAGAAATCGTTTTATCACACCTTCGTTTTCTGCGGCACTGACCGTACAGGTTGCATAGGTCAACTGCCCAAAGGGCACCACCAAGCGAGCAGCAGCTGTTATGAGGTCCAATTCAAGTTCGGCAAGTGCCGCAATATCGCGTGGTGCTAGCCGCCAACGTATTTCTGGATGACGGCGCAAGGTACCAAGCCCGGAGCAAGGCGCATCAACGAGCGCCGCTGCAAAGCCGGCATTGAATCGAGCAGGTGACAACGTGCGTCCATCAGCTACAAGCGGGTGTGAAATATGCGCACCATAGCGCTCTGCTCGACTTGAGGCGACATTCATCTTGAATTCATGGTCATCCACACAGGTAAGATCCATCTGCGTGCCAAAACGGCGATACGCATTCGATTGCAGCAAGATGGTTTTCGTCCCGCGCCCTGAACCGACCTCAAGAAACGATGTGGGAGCAACATCGGGTAGCGCCAGTAAAGCAACTGCTTGTGCCGCCGCATCACTAACGAGCAGCTGCCCCTGATCGAATGCACGACGCGCTACGTGCGATGTCACCGTCGAGGCATGTGGCGCCTCAAAACAGCCGGAAATCGTTACCGTTCGCGCAGATGATTCTGTATCGCCTGAAAACTCCTTGTGGGTAGCGAATGCCCCGTGTAGAGAGGACGCCGTCTGTGTAGTAGGTGCTCTGTGGGTAGAGGGCATCCTCTGTGCAGATGATTCACCAGCAGATACAACGGGCAATGTCACCGGTTTAAGCGTAATCTTTTCGCGGGTAAACGCATTTTCAATTGCCGCATCCGACGTACAGAGCGCGTTTACACCAAAGTAAACCGATGCCGGTTCATTACTGGCTGCCATAAATTGTTCCGCTGACGTGCGACCCATCTCGGCGATAAACATCTGTGCCATCCAGAGTGGAAACCCGTACAAGCGCGCAAGTGCAGCATCGTCAGTTTGTGGATCGCCAAAGGGAAACGACTTGCGAGCTGCCATAATGCGACGCAACACCGCATTAGCAAGACGGCGGGCGCGTGGCTGCACAAATGCAGCCAGTTCAACTCCCTGATCAACGGCCACATAGGCATCTTTATTCAGAAAGATAATTTCATAGGTACTCACACGCAGAGCATCACGCAGCTGCAGACCAACATCCCCTGCCCGATCAAGACAGCGTCCAATCACCTCATCAAGAGTGCCAACCGTTGCTACCACGCCAAGAACTAGCACACGGGTAAACGCACGATCAGCAGCATTCAAGCCGCTTTTACCCAATCGCGCATCAAGAAGATCCGAAGCAAATGCTTTGCGCTCACGCGCATCGCGGCCGATCTCTACGGCAAGGCGCCGCGCGCAGGAAAGCTCAGACATCTAATGACTCCCAGGTGATAACCCCACTTTTGATATTTTGAATACCAGCTGCAAAATCACGACCAGTCATTGTGCGCTTACCATCGGGACGAACTTCGTCGATCTCAAGCGCGCCGTCTGAAAATCCCAAGTAAAGTTTCTTTTGAAAAAGTACCGTATGCCCTTCTGAAATGCGCATACGCTCGCGCAATAGACGGCTTGGCTCACGATGAGCACGCACAACCGTGCACGGACGCGACGCAATAAGACAGCGTGCCGGATGCGCTGGCGACGAAGCCTGCACCTTACGGGTAGCGCGACGAACTTCATCGGCAGGTATTAAGTTGAGTTCGCCTTTACCAATTTTATCGGCATAGGTACTAAAGAAATCATCTTGCGCGGTCCATTCAATATGACCCTCTGCAAGCAACGTCAATGCTGTTAAAAGCGCCTGCGAACCAAGGTCGGCTAATTCAGCGGTCAGTTCGACGGTTCCTTTACCGTTAATCTGTGTTGTTCGAACAACACAGTAGTCACCGGTATCAAGCCCCTCTTCCATACGCATAACGCAGACGCCCGTTTCCTCATCG
This genomic interval from Cryptobacterium curtum DSM 15641 contains the following:
- a CDS encoding AMP-binding protein; amino-acid sequence: MRNINLHYVDESFDEDGMLTRFRVHYPDTFNFGYDVVDDIAEADPARPAMIWCNPEGEEHRFTFADMKRWSDKTANMFAEHGIGSGDMVLVIVRRHYQFWFIATALAKLGAVMVPATFMLKEHDLIYRINRCEAKAVVCTSCGDIAEVTDAVVSECPSLKARFIVNGAGGGMMDAHAVRTAGYGSALSGPDGICKAAEARPGWIDFNTAVRAASEHFSRRQTAAADPMLMYFSSGTSGQPKMVMHDSGYAVAHILTAKHWHNVKSDGGLHFTIADTGWGKAVWGKYYGQWFMEACVLTYDFDRFHADEILSLIARYQVSTLCCPPTMYRMFREVDLDAFDLSSLTYCTTAGEALNPDLFDFWKQHTGLEIFEGFGQTETPLTVANLTGMTPRLGSMGKAVPQYEVEIHHPDDTTCPTGETGEICIRMDTSTHGIMMGYYRDPEKTDAAICNGWYHTGDTAWKDEDGYFWYVGRNDDVIKSSGYRIGPFEIESILLQHEAVRETAVTGIADPLRGFAVKATVVLADGFEGTDELTSELQQWVKNLTAPYKYPRIIDYVDKLPKTVNGKIRRVAIRRHDEQAAGLPAEADKKDGLI
- the glpX gene encoding class II fructose-bisphosphatase yields the protein MQAERIMEFVRVAESAALACERWCGRGDKVAADQAATTAMREAFNSIDFSGRIVIGEGERDEAPMLFIGEELGRGGEEIDIAVDPLEGTNLCAYDRPAAWCTIAVAPRGALLYAPDTYMWKVAAGPACRGKISVDASPSDNVAAIAQALNKPISEVCVCILDRPRHADMIAELHKTGCRVKTIDDGDVYWCIATALPGSGVDAVMGAGGSPEAVLSACGLKAVGGAFSARLGFEVDPDGVEKRARAEKMTDIDLDAVLSMDDLVRSDDALFIGAGVTNSELLKGVQVFSDGAQSIETLVLNAYDSSARIIRSCHRGETGQIHL
- a CDS encoding RsmB/NOP family class I SAM-dependent RNA methyltransferase; the protein is MSELSCARRLAVEIGRDARERKAFASDLLDARLGKSGLNAADRAFTRVLVLGVVATVGTLDEVIGRCLDRAGDVGLQLRDALRVSTYEIIFLNKDAYVAVDQGVELAAFVQPRARRLANAVLRRIMAARKSFPFGDPQTDDAALARLYGFPLWMAQMFIAEMGRTSAEQFMAASNEPASVYFGVNALCTSDAAIENAFTREKITLKPVTLPVVSAGESSAQRMPSTHRAPTTQTASSLHGAFATHKEFSGDTESSARTVTISGCFEAPHASTVTSHVARRAFDQGQLLVSDAAAQAVALLALPDVAPTSFLEVGSGRGTKTILLQSNAYRRFGTQMDLTCVDDHEFKMNVASSRAERYGAHISHPLVADGRTLSPARFNAGFAAALVDAPCSGLGTLRRHPEIRWRLAPRDIAALAELELDLITAAARLVVPFGQLTYATCTVSAAENEGVIKRFLASDTGKQWRIVPTPVGGASKLFFKTTLTAGGCDAHFACRLRRIN
- the fmt gene encoding methionyl-tRNA formyltransferase, with protein sequence MRIVFMGTPKYAATILDNLIAHHEVVGVFTRPDAVRGRGRELQPSPVRELADRAGIPVFTPTTLRDNAIYDVIASLQPEVICVAAYGAILPPRILSLPRYGCLNVHASLLPHWRGAAPIERAILADDEETGVCVMRMEEGLDTGDYCVVRTTQINGKGTVELTAELADLGSQALLTALTLLAEGHIEWTAQDDFFSTYADKIGKGELNLIPADEVRRATRKVQASSPAHPARCLIASRPCTVVRAHREPSRLLRERMRISEGHTVLFQKKLYLGFSDGALEIDEVRPDGKRTMTGRDFAAGIQNIKSGVITWESLDV